From a single Nostoc edaphicum CCNP1411 genomic region:
- a CDS encoding class I SAM-dependent methyltransferase: MSDDFFSNKKLLFDLWAPSYDWLFPSIFYRAVHKRLLEYVDLPESANVLDIGCGTGRLLERLATQFPDLRATGLDLSANMLRVARQSNRHRPRLIYIEGKAESLPFADGQFNAVFSTISFLHYLEPKQVLSEIARVLSPGGRFYLVDITSTKETEPQLLPISPRGIRLYSPNQRQLLGSSAGLLCLNHHYLLGPVLLTIFAKPAI, from the coding sequence ATGAGTGATGACTTTTTCAGTAATAAAAAGCTACTTTTTGATCTATGGGCACCAAGTTATGACTGGCTCTTTCCTTCAATATTTTATCGAGCCGTTCACAAACGGTTGCTGGAATACGTCGATTTACCAGAGTCAGCAAATGTACTTGATATAGGTTGTGGTACTGGACGCTTACTTGAGCGCCTTGCTACTCAGTTTCCCGATCTGCGAGCCACCGGATTGGATTTATCTGCTAATATGTTGCGGGTAGCAAGACAGAGCAACCGCCACCGCCCACGTTTAATTTATATCGAGGGAAAAGCTGAGTCTCTTCCCTTTGCTGATGGTCAATTTAATGCTGTTTTCAGCACTATCAGCTTCTTACATTATTTAGAACCTAAACAAGTGCTTAGTGAGATAGCACGGGTACTTTCTCCCGGTGGACGCTTTTATTTGGTTGACATTACTTCCACAAAAGAGACAGAACCCCAATTATTGCCCATCTCTCCTCGTGGAATTCGACTCTACAGCCCTAATCAACGTCAACTTCTTGGTTCCTCCGCTGGCTTATTGTGTTTGAATCACCATTATTTACTAGGGCCTGTCTTACTAACGATTTTTGCTAAACCTGCGATTTGA